GCGGGAGCGGGCGATCCAGGAGCGGCGCCCCCACCTCATCGAAGACCTCCGGATAGGCCTCAAAGCCCGGGCGCTCGCCACCCCGGATGGCCACCCGGTGGGCGCCGACCTCCACCCCCACCCCCCGGAGGCAGACATCCGAAGTGCCATCTTCCCGGCGGGGCGTCCCGAAGGTCCGGAAGCCCCCCAGGGGCCGGCCCAGGCGGGCCAGCACCCGGTCCAGCAGGGTGGACTTGCCCACCTGGATGGACCCGGTGAGGAAGAGGTGAAAGGTCACGCCAGCTCACCCAC
The sequence above is drawn from the uncultured Holophaga sp. genome and encodes:
- a CDS encoding nucleoside-triphosphatase, which gives rise to MTFHLFLTGSIQVGKSTLLDRVLARLGRPLGGFRTFGTPRREDGTSDVCLRGVGVEVGAHRVAIRGGERPGFEAYPEVFDEVGAPLLDRPLPQEAICVMDELGFMESGALAFQEAVLRRLDGDLPVFGVIKPRAHPFLDRVRAHPKVQVLAVDPGNRDDLADLIQLIPVGFRIGKA